The sequence below is a genomic window from Acidilobus saccharovorans 345-15.
CTTTTAACCAATGGGCTCCAAAGCTAAGGCTTGGTGAAGCCTATTTCGAGCGCGCGGAACCCTGAAGCCCTCATGCTAGAGCGCGGCCTCAGGAGGGCCGCCCTGGGCCTCCTGGCTGACCTGGAGGTCTACTTCAGGGAGACCGTGGGCAGGGGCTTCGTCCAGTACCTCATGGAGGACCCTGTCAGGGCCTACAGGCTTGCGGCGAGCAGGTACCCTGAGAGCCTCGTCAGGGCGGCCCTGAGGGCGGCCCTGAGGCTTGGCCTCGGGGCCTCCTCGGCTGACGTGGAGCTGGCAGTGGAGATGCTCAGCACGGGCATACCGTCAAAGTTCTTAGCCCTCCTCAACAGGGCGGCCCAGTGATCAGATCTCCTGCTGCTCCTGGTAGGGGGACCTTGACCTGTAGTAGGAGTAGCCCATGTAGGCCGCTATCGCAGTGGCGGCCAGGGCCCCGGCTATAATGTAGTACTTAACGTTCCTCACAACGGGGGCCCCGCGCCTGACGGGGACGAGGCCCAGGGTAACGTTCACAGTGGAGCCTGGGGAGACCGTCACGGTCCTGTTAACTCCCACGTAGCCGGTGCCCTCCGCCGAGACCACGTACTGGCCCGGGGAGACGGAGACCTCCACGCGGCCAACGCCGACCGCCACAAGTGTGCCGTTGGGGAACCTGACGTAAACAGAGGCGGAGCTCACGTTGCTAACCGCCTCTATTGTGCCCCTGGGAGGGGCGGGCGGCGCCGTCGGCGTCACGTTGTAGGAGTAAAGCTGGGGCAGCGTGGCGTTGACCTTAATGCTGGCTGAGAGGCCGTTAGCTGTAGAGAGCACGTCGTAGCTCCCCGGCGCCACGGGCAGGTAGAGAGGCGCCTCGGGCTCCAGCTGGCCAGAGAACACGGTAACGCCTGACTTGCTGACCTTAACTGAGGCGGGGAGCGAGCTGACCAGCTTTAAGACGGGCGTCGTGAGGCTACAGCTGACCTCGATGGTCCCGTTGGACTTCATTATAACTGTCTCGCTCACAGGGGCGCAGACGTTAAGCGGGTAGAAGTAGTTGACCTCGACCTCGTAGGGGATTCCCGAGAGAAGCTGGAGGCTCGAGTTGACCGGCAGCCTAAAGCTTGACCCATTTATGTAGCCTTCGACGTAGCTCACGGGTATGGGTGAGACCACCGAGAGCGTCGCGTATACGGTGACGGGCCTGAGGCTGACCTTTATGTCCTCAGACGTCAGGGGCAGCACCGTGGAGGAGTAGGCGGCGTAGCCCGCGGCAGAGACGGTTACGTTAATTGGCGTCGCTATGTCGTAGACCGTGGCGGAGCCCACGCCGACCCTCGTGCCATTTATGTATATGACAGCCGAGGGGGGCGACGCTGAGATGTTGACCTGCCAGGCGCCCTGGACCAGGCCCTCGTAGCTAACTATCTCGACGGTGAAGCTGCTCTTGTTGTATATTGCGAGGAGCCCCCCAGGCATCGGCGCGTACCTCAGGTAGCCGCCCCAGGCGGGCATCACCACGTACTCCGTCATGGAGCTCAGGTTCACTATGTACAGGTTGCCGTCAGCCCCCTGAAAGGCGGCCGAGGCCCCGTTGACTGAGGCGGTGCTCACAACGGCGGGCAGGCTAATGTTGAGCCCGGGAGCCTGAACGCCCGCGGGCGTAACTGCAACTCCAGAGGACGGGTCCTCAACAACCGGCGACTGCAGCCGGTACTCGCTGGCGCCGCCAGGGCCGTAGACGTACATGTAGGCGCCGAAGGGGCCTGAGGACTCCACCATGACGTAGTAGCCGCCGTAGGCCCTGTAGACCCCCATGTAGGTGGGCACGAACGTTATGTTGGCCCTGTAGGCCGCCACGGGGCTCCCGCTGTAGCTGAACACGTAGACGGTGCCGTTGGCCGAGTACAGGGCTATCCCGCCCGGCCCGAGGCCCCCGTAGAGCCACTCGCCGGGGATGACCAGGGGCCTAGGCGACACAGTAACATTAACGCCAGGGGAGAGCACTATGGCCTTTGACGGCACCACCAGCAGGAGGGACCCACCCCCTGAGGCCATGTAGGTGACCTGCCTGAAGACCTCCAGCGGCGAGACGGCCGGCGGCCTTACAACGTAAACTGCTCTCACGGGCCCGCCTACCTTGGCAGGGTAGGCCAGCGTGCCCCCAAGCAGGTCAAGGAGCCTGTTGCCGACGAGCAGCAGGGAGGGGGTAGGAAGCTCATATGCTCCGGGCGTGAGGTTCAGCTGGACCAGGAGGCCGCTTATGTTAAGCGTGCCGTACACGGGAGCCTCCGCGACCAAGGTTGTAGGCACGGCCGGCGCGAGCAAGGTGACGCCGTTGTAGTCGGTTATGAAGGCCACCCCTCCCAGCGAGGCCACCTCAAGCCCTGGGACAGGGATCCAGGAGCCCCCGCTCATGACGTAGCTGTAGCCCGAGGATGGCACGTAGTAGCCGTCAGGCACCGGCAGCGCGTCACCTATGACCTGCGCCCTGGTCCTGCCGCAGCAGGCGGTCACCAGCTCCAGCCCTGGGGGGCCCTGGACAACGAGTTCGTCGCCCTGAGCCCTGTAGACGGCGAGCGGCACAAAGCTGGCGACGAACTCCCCCACGGGGACTGCCCTCAGGGGGCTGGCGCTGACGTCAAATATTAAGAGCATGGGGCCCTGGCCGTCAACGTAGCCGAAGACGTAGGCCCTCGTCCCGTTCAGGATGCCCGTGGGCTGCCCGCCGGAGCCGCTCACGTTAAGCGGAAGCGCGCCCTGGGGCGACTGGAGCTCAAGGGTCCCGTTGACGTCCTCGAGGAGCAGGGGGCCGTTGGCGTAGCTGAACGACAGGACCCGGGAGCCCTGGGGCAGGGGGATCACAGCCGCCGTGCCCCTTGGGCCCTCGACGTAGGCCTCGTTGCTCAGGTTGTAGACCACCATCCCACTGTACACGCCTATTATGTCTGAGTAGGGCTCCCTGACCACCCAGGCCAGGGACGCGTTGGAGGAGTACAGGAAGTAGGTGCCCTGGTACCCCAGGACCGCTATGAAGCCGTCGCCGCATGACGCCCCCAGGGCGACGTCGCCAGGCCAAGGGTCAGTGAAGGAGCCCGTCGCCAGGTCCAGCACCCCGCCCTGGGCTATGAGGTAGGGGTAGCAGAGCCCCACGGAGCTCCCGTTAAGGAGGACTGGCAGGGTCGCCGAGGCCTTCGCTGAGGTACTGGCAGCGTAGGGACCTAGGGCTGCCGCTATAAATAATATCAGCAGCGCTGCTGTCCACACCTTTAACAAGGGCGCGCCCCATGGTGCTAACTCAAGCTAAGGGGAACCTAATTGCGTTACTCGCCTCGGCTTAAGCCGCAGCCCCATGGAGGGCCGCCCTCGGTGTTACCGGCCGCCCACGTGCCTCCAGAAGTTAAGCTCATAGGTCTGGGCCGACAGGGCCACGTGCCTGTACATCTCCATGTTAAGGTGTCTCTCAGCTATGGCCTCTGCAAGCGACTCCCTGGCCTCGTCTATCCCCCTGCACCTGAGGAAGCCGGCAGACCTCACGCCGAGGGACTCGGCCCACTCGGCCAGGACGTTGGTGTTGACGCAGAACGACCTGAAGTTGACCCCGACCAGCACCGCCAGGTCGCCCATGGTGCCGTTCACGCCAAGCCACGTCAGGAAGTGGGAGTAGGCCACGGCGTCAGGGCTCACCTGGTCAGGGCTGTAGGACACCCCCAGCTCCCCCGCGAGCGACCTTAT
It includes:
- a CDS encoding TENA/THI-4 domain protein; this translates as MGRVLDELRGYVADLTRQVESSLQGLGPSLEALRRFVVNEMYIAPYDYRALSLFVPKAAADDEVDFIMGLLEGGPRWIRNIRSLAGELGVSYSPDQVSPDAVAYSHFLTWLGVNGTMGDLAVLVGVNFRSFCVNTNVLAEWAESLGVRSAGFLRCRGIDEARESLAEAIAERHLNMEMYRHVALSAQTYELNFWRHVGGR
- a CDS encoding PEGA domain-containing protein; protein product: MWTAALLILFIAAALGPYAASTSAKASATLPVLLNGSSVGLCYPYLIAQGGVLDLATGSFTDPWPGDVALGASCGDGFIAVLGYQGTYFLYSSNASLAWVVREPYSDIIGVYSGMVVYNLSNEAYVEGPRGTAAVIPLPQGSRVLSFSYANGPLLLEDVNGTLELQSPQGALPLNVSGSGGQPTGILNGTRAYVFGYVDGQGPMLLIFDVSASPLRAVPVGEFVASFVPLAVYRAQGDELVVQGPPGLELVTACCGRTRAQVIGDALPVPDGYYVPSSGYSYVMSGGSWIPVPGLEVASLGGVAFITDYNGVTLLAPAVPTTLVAEAPVYGTLNISGLLVQLNLTPGAYELPTPSLLLVGNRLLDLLGGTLAYPAKVGGPVRAVYVVRPPAVSPLEVFRQVTYMASGGGSLLLVVPSKAIVLSPGVNVTVSPRPLVIPGEWLYGGLGPGGIALYSANGTVYVFSYSGSPVAAYRANITFVPTYMGVYRAYGGYYVMVESSGPFGAYMYVYGPGGASEYRLQSPVVEDPSSGVAVTPAGVQAPGLNISLPAVVSTASVNGASAAFQGADGNLYIVNLSSMTEYVVMPAWGGYLRYAPMPGGLLAIYNKSSFTVEIVSYEGLVQGAWQVNISASPPSAVIYINGTRVGVGSATVYDIATPINVTVSAAGYAAYSSTVLPLTSEDIKVSLRPVTVYATLSVVSPIPVSYVEGYINGSSFRLPVNSSLQLLSGIPYEVEVNYFYPLNVCAPVSETVIMKSNGTIEVSCSLTTPVLKLVSSLPASVKVSKSGVTVFSGQLEPEAPLYLPVAPGSYDVLSTANGLSASIKVNATLPQLYSYNVTPTAPPAPPRGTIEAVSNVSSASVYVRFPNGTLVAVGVGRVEVSVSPGQYVVSAEGTGYVGVNRTVTVSPGSTVNVTLGLVPVRRGAPVVRNVKYYIIAGALAATAIAAYMGYSYYRSRSPYQEQQEI